The following are encoded in a window of Methanobrevibacter ruminantium M1 genomic DNA:
- a CDS encoding ABC transporter permease, whose product MLDKQKILKFLGYKLVRFAILLIVVILLSFILIDMSPINPVNAYISNMVVSPEKIAKLEAYWGVNQPITEKLINWLGNIITGDFGTSLIYRTPVLQVIAEKFTASLILMLTSWVISGILGFALGVLAGFKRDTWIDRVVKVYCYVLQSAPTFWIALLVVMVFSIYLGWFPVSGGVPIGALSQDVSFFDWLKHLILPAFTLSILGVASIALYTRDKLIEVMTTDYFLFAKARGESGWTLIKRHGIRNILLPAITLQFLSFSELFGGTVLVEQVFMYPGIGQAAVSAGLRSDVPLLLGIVIFSAIFVYCGNLIADILYNFVDPRIREGEENG is encoded by the coding sequence TTGTTAGACAAACAGAAAATACTTAAGTTTTTAGGTTATAAACTCGTTCGTTTTGCTATTTTATTAATAGTTGTAATATTATTAAGTTTTATATTAATTGACATGTCTCCTATTAATCCGGTTAACGCTTATATTTCCAATATGGTTGTAAGCCCTGAAAAGATTGCTAAACTAGAAGCATATTGGGGTGTAAATCAGCCGATTACTGAAAAACTGATCAATTGGTTAGGAAATATTATCACTGGTGATTTTGGAACTTCCTTAATATACAGAACTCCTGTATTGCAGGTAATTGCTGAAAAGTTCACAGCATCCCTTATCTTGATGCTAACCAGTTGGGTGATTTCTGGAATATTGGGCTTTGCTTTAGGAGTTCTTGCAGGATTTAAAAGAGACACTTGGATTGATAGGGTTGTAAAGGTATACTGTTACGTATTGCAATCTGCACCTACCTTCTGGATTGCTTTGCTTGTTGTAATGGTATTCAGTATTTATCTGGGATGGTTCCCAGTAAGCGGGGGCGTTCCGATTGGGGCGCTGAGTCAGGATGTGTCCTTCTTCGATTGGTTGAAGCACCTGATATTGCCGGCATTTACGCTGAGCATTTTAGGAGTTGCATCAATTGCACTCTATACTCGTGACAAGCTTATTGAAGTAATGACAACCGATTACTTCCTCTTTGCAAAGGCAAGAGGGGAATCCGGATGGACCTTGATTAAAAGGCACGGTATAAGAAACATTCTACTACCTGCAATCACCTTGCAGTTCTTATCATTCAGTGAACTCTTCGGTGGAACCGTTCTTGTCGAACAGGTATTCATGTATCCTGGAATCGGTCAGGCAGCCGTTTCAGCAGGTTTGAGAAGCGACGTACCTCTGCTGTTGGGAATCGTTATCTTCAGTGCGATATTCGTTTATTGCGGTAACCTGAT
- a CDS encoding ABC transporter substrate-binding protein, translating to MDKKIIIGAVVALLVIIVGAAVLMGGGTTERGPGEIVVAAYSHGGEPEAGFDPIAGWNYYAEPLIQSTLLKMTPNGTYAKDLATDYEISDDYKTYTVDLRKDVKFTDGSDLTAEDVAFTYNAAKESGASLDLSALDKAEAQGDYKVKFTLNKSDSTFLDKMAYIGIVPSDSYNNESYGENPIGSGPYKFVQWDKGQQVILEKNPDYYGKQPEIEKITILFAQNEAAFNLAKNGEADIVAVPLEYGKEKLDGYTMYLQDTIDVRGVSLPSVPDTGELSPDDNYTIGNNVTCDIAIRKALNYGINRTALAEGALNGLGYPSYDGIAHQLPWANKEAAIEDGDVAYANKTLEEAGWVDSDGDGIREKNGTKASFKIYYSASAPERQALAVGAAEQAKQFGIEIEPVGAEWDEIYPNEFSQGVLWGYGSTDPSDMYGEYYSSSDFNPARVNNSAVDKHMDDAFAESREDSYKDWSAVSWDGSTGISPKGDANWLWLGEIKYGYFVNDRVDISNDTALLQPHGGDLFSNVYDWTMTNATAEK from the coding sequence ATGGATAAAAAAATTATTATCGGTGCAGTTGTTGCACTTCTTGTTATAATTGTTGGTGCTGCTGTCCTCATGGGAGGAGGCACTACTGAAAGAGGTCCTGGAGAAATCGTAGTTGCAGCTTACAGTCACGGAGGAGAACCAGAAGCTGGTTTCGATCCAATTGCAGGTTGGAACTATTATGCTGAGCCACTCATTCAAAGTACCTTATTGAAAATGACCCCTAACGGTACTTACGCAAAAGATTTGGCTACAGACTATGAGATTAGCGATGATTATAAGACATACACTGTAGACTTAAGAAAAGATGTCAAATTCACTGACGGTTCTGACTTGACTGCTGAAGATGTAGCATTCACATACAACGCAGCTAAAGAATCTGGCGCAAGCTTAGACTTATCCGCTTTAGATAAGGCTGAAGCTCAAGGTGATTACAAAGTCAAATTCACCTTAAACAAATCAGATTCCACTTTCTTAGATAAGATGGCTTACATTGGTATTGTTCCTTCCGATTCTTATAACAACGAATCATATGGTGAAAACCCAATCGGTTCTGGACCATACAAATTCGTACAATGGGACAAAGGTCAACAAGTTATCTTAGAGAAAAACCCTGATTACTATGGTAAACAACCTGAAATCGAAAAGATAACCATTCTCTTTGCTCAAAACGAAGCTGCGTTCAACTTAGCTAAAAACGGAGAAGCTGATATCGTAGCTGTACCTCTCGAATATGGTAAAGAAAAACTTGACGGTTACACAATGTACTTACAAGACACCATCGACGTTCGTGGTGTATCTTTACCTAGTGTACCTGATACCGGAGAATTATCTCCAGATGACAACTACACAATCGGTAACAATGTAACCTGCGATATTGCAATCAGAAAAGCATTGAACTATGGTATTAACAGAACTGCTTTAGCTGAAGGAGCATTAAACGGATTAGGTTATCCTTCCTATGACGGTATTGCTCACCAATTACCATGGGCTAACAAAGAAGCAGCAATTGAAGACGGTGACGTTGCATACGCAAACAAAACCTTAGAAGAAGCTGGTTGGGTTGACTCTGACGGAGATGGAATCAGAGAGAAAAACGGAACCAAAGCTTCATTTAAGATCTACTACTCTGCAAGTGCACCTGAAAGACAAGCTTTAGCTGTCGGTGCTGCTGAACAAGCTAAACAATTCGGTATTGAAATCGAACCTGTAGGTGCTGAATGGGACGAAATCTATCCTAACGAATTCTCACAAGGAGTTCTCTGGGGATACGGTTCCACAGATCCATCTGACATGTATGGAGAATACTACAGTTCCTCTGACTTCAACCCTGCAAGAGTAAACAACAGTGCTGTTGACAAACACATGGATGACGCATTTGCTGAATCCCGTGAAGACTCTTACAAAGATTGGTCTGCAGTATCCTGGGACGGTTCTACCGGTATTTCCCCTAAAGGTGACGCAAACTGGTTATGGTTAGGTGAAATCAAATATGGTTACTTCGTAAACGACAGAGTGGACATTTCCAATGACACCGCTCTCTTACAACCTCACGGAGGAGACTTATTCAGTAACGTATATGATTGGACCATGACTAACGCTACTGCAGAAAAATAA
- the mch gene encoding methenyltetrahydromethanopterin cyclohydrolase — protein MVSVNLEAKKTVDVMIEKADDLNIAVSKLENGATVIDCGVNVAGSFKAGELYTKVCLGGLADVGISIPGDLSEKFALPSVKIKTDFPAISTLGAQKAGWSVSVGDFFALGSGPARALSLKPAETYEEIDYKDEADLAILTLEADVLPGEDVAQYIADECGVDVANVFLLVAPTASLVGSIQIAGRVVENGTYKMLEFLKFDVKKVVHAAGIAPIAPIDPDGLKAMGKTNDAVLFGGRTYYYVKSEEGDDIAAVAAQLPSSAADGYGKPFFDVFKDAGFDFYQIDKGMFAPAEVVINDLTTGKLYKEGFVNAELLKKSFGIE, from the coding sequence ATGGTTAGTGTCAATTTAGAAGCTAAAAAAACTGTAGATGTAATGATTGAAAAGGCTGACGATCTTAACATTGCTGTTTCCAAATTAGAAAACGGCGCAACTGTCATTGACTGTGGTGTAAATGTCGCAGGTAGTTTCAAAGCAGGTGAATTATATACTAAAGTATGTCTTGGAGGATTAGCTGATGTAGGCATTTCCATTCCTGGAGACTTATCTGAAAAATTCGCATTGCCTTCTGTAAAAATAAAAACAGACTTCCCAGCTATTTCCACCTTAGGTGCACAAAAAGCAGGTTGGTCCGTCAGTGTAGGAGACTTCTTTGCATTAGGTTCCGGTCCAGCTAGAGCATTATCCTTAAAACCAGCTGAAACCTATGAAGAAATTGATTACAAAGATGAAGCTGATCTTGCAATTCTAACTTTAGAAGCTGACGTATTGCCTGGTGAAGATGTAGCTCAATACATTGCAGATGAATGTGGCGTAGATGTTGCAAACGTATTCTTGCTTGTAGCTCCTACCGCTTCCTTAGTTGGATCCATTCAAATTGCAGGAAGAGTCGTTGAAAACGGTACCTACAAAATGTTAGAATTCTTAAAGTTCGATGTTAAAAAGGTTGTACATGCAGCAGGTATTGCACCAATCGCTCCTATCGACCCAGACGGATTAAAGGCTATGGGTAAAACCAACGATGCAGTGCTCTTTGGCGGAAGAACTTACTATTATGTCAAATCAGAAGAAGGAGATGACATTGCAGCAGTTGCAGCTCAATTACCATCCTCAGCAGCTGACGGATACGGCAAACCATTCTTTGACGTATTTAAAGATGCAGGATTTGACTTCTACCAAATCGACAAAGGAATGTTTGCACCAGCTGAAGTTGTTATCAACGATTTAACCACTGGTAAATTATACAAAGAAGGTTTCGTTAACGCTGAATTGCTTAAAAAATCCTTTGGTATAGAATAA
- a CDS encoding methionine synthase yields MITTVVGSFGIDLKEPKTLGEKIKSSIGMYDPYKIAIEEAVKLQLDCGIDIIGDGQPRGDMVGSFVKHIPGFSYEMNSSVIVSKIRAPQVDIMIKDLKYAKKVLEAEIKARNMSGDEANRKGVKLMLTGPSTIVHSSRLESFYKERNPAIIDCAYALRREVESAEKAGASYVQIDDPFLSTGMVDLKVAKESIGILTDGIEMPMAMHVCGNLDGCFKEIAKFPIDILDCEFAGNNVNIGILEENASLLSGKKLGFGCVDSAMNAVDDKEEVRALVQRGIDAVGKENMLLDPDCGLRKVDIPIAMEKLKILSDLAREFN; encoded by the coding sequence TTGATTACAACTGTTGTAGGTAGTTTTGGAATTGACTTAAAGGAGCCTAAGACTCTAGGCGAAAAGATAAAGTCTTCAATTGGAATGTACGACCCATATAAGATAGCAATCGAAGAGGCTGTCAAACTGCAGCTTGACTGTGGCATAGACATCATAGGGGACGGTCAGCCAAGGGGAGATATGGTAGGCTCTTTTGTAAAGCATATTCCAGGATTCTCTTATGAAATGAACTCTTCAGTCATTGTATCTAAGATAAGGGCTCCTCAAGTGGATATAATGATAAAGGATTTAAAATATGCTAAAAAGGTTCTTGAAGCGGAAATAAAAGCAAGAAACATGAGTGGGGATGAGGCCAATAGAAAAGGAGTAAAGCTTATGCTGACAGGACCTTCAACCATTGTACACTCTTCAAGGTTAGAATCTTTCTATAAGGAGCGTAATCCGGCAATCATTGATTGTGCCTATGCATTAAGGCGTGAGGTCGAGTCAGCAGAGAAGGCAGGAGCCAGTTATGTACAAATCGATGATCCATTTTTATCCACTGGAATGGTTGACTTAAAGGTTGCAAAGGAATCCATTGGAATCCTTACAGATGGAATCGAAATGCCTATGGCAATGCATGTCTGTGGTAATCTTGATGGCTGCTTTAAGGAGATTGCCAAGTTTCCAATTGATATTTTGGACTGTGAGTTTGCTGGAAACAATGTGAATATTGGAATTCTAGAAGAAAACGCTAGCTTGCTTTCAGGTAAGAAATTAGGATTCGGCTGTGTGGATTCTGCTATGAATGCAGTTGACGATAAGGAAGAGGTAAGAGCACTCGTTCAAAGAGGAATCGATGCGGTAGGCAAGGAAAACATGCTTCTTGATCCGGACTGCGGACTTAGAAAAGTGGATATTCCAATAGCTATGGAAAAGTTAAAAATACTCTCTGATTTAGCTCGTGAGTTTAATTAG
- a CDS encoding DUF1894 domain-containing protein encodes MSFCLETYLQQNDDYKILIQRSGVKQCYKLIEDNAKEIIHVNPGDKVLGARLIGLPPIPVGINEEEGTILITYTKPCHGTAAIEIPISQEEIQNVRDMDIGA; translated from the coding sequence ATGTCTTTCTGTTTAGAAACTTATTTGCAACAAAATGATGATTATAAAATACTTATACAACGTTCTGGGGTCAAGCAATGCTATAAGCTCATTGAAGATAATGCAAAAGAGATTATTCATGTAAACCCTGGAGATAAAGTATTAGGTGCTAGATTGATTGGACTTCCTCCAATACCTGTTGGAATAAACGAAGAGGAAGGGACCATTTTGATTACTTATACCAAGCCATGCCATGGAACTGCAGCTATTGAGATTCCAATCTCTCAGGAAGAGATTCAAAACGTTAGGGACATGGATATTGGTGCTTAA
- a CDS encoding DUF1890 domain-containing protein has product MKALVLLGCPEAPSQTPIGLYASYKLGQMGYDVTVSSNPAAGKILDISDPEGVYVKKRVDIEKCLDEIEEGDYDLLVGCVHKDAAATFFITYYHILKCKALALVFSRDAEEVAEFADMVESSTDADIIAVRAFHNPNPIKVRFDKYLKTLEEE; this is encoded by the coding sequence ATGAAAGCATTAGTTTTACTCGGATGTCCTGAAGCTCCTTCACAGACCCCCATTGGATTGTATGCTTCTTATAAGCTAGGCCAAATGGGATATGACGTTACAGTATCAAGCAACCCTGCAGCGGGAAAGATATTGGACATTTCAGATCCTGAAGGGGTTTATGTAAAGAAGAGGGTAGATATTGAAAAGTGTTTGGATGAAATCGAAGAGGGAGATTATGACCTCTTGGTCGGTTGTGTTCACAAGGATGCTGCAGCCACCTTCTTTATAACTTATTATCATATATTAAAATGCAAGGCTCTTGCCCTTGTCTTCTCAAGAGATGCAGAAGAGGTTGCAGAGTTTGCTGATATGGTTGAATCCTCTACCGATGCAGATATCATTGCTGTAAGGGCTTTCCATAATCCGAATCCGATCAAGGTAAGATTTGACAAATATTTAAAGACTTTAGAGGAAGAATAA
- a CDS encoding metallophosphoesterase, whose translation MKMGLISDTHISEKRGKLSNQILESFKGVDLILHAGDISSQTVLDKLNSIAPTIAVEGNNDRARKTLDLNPSEIIEIDGIRILLIHGDKLPSRDFDKYCKFALKENADILISGHSHRPHLERQEDILMINPGSPNRPIKSDASIAILTIDEEKEHKNKLDKVKVEFIKIEK comes from the coding sequence ATGAAAATGGGATTAATATCAGACACACATATAAGTGAAAAGAGAGGAAAATTGTCCAATCAAATATTGGAATCTTTTAAAGGAGTCGATTTGATACTTCATGCAGGAGATATAAGTTCACAAACCGTTTTGGATAAATTGAATTCGATAGCACCAACCATAGCAGTTGAAGGAAATAATGACAGAGCTCGAAAAACCCTTGATTTAAATCCCTCTGAAATTATAGAGATCGATGGGATAAGAATACTTTTAATTCATGGCGATAAGCTTCCAAGCAGAGATTTTGATAAATACTGCAAATTTGCACTTAAAGAGAATGCAGACATTCTAATAAGTGGACATAGCCACAGACCACATCTTGAAAGACAAGAAGATATTCTTATGATTAATCCTGGGAGCCCTAACAGACCAATAAAAAGCGACGCATCAATAGCCATTTTAACAATTGATGAAGAAAAAGAGCATAAAAATAAATTAGATAAGGTTAAAGTAGAATTTATAAAAATAGAAAAATAA
- a CDS encoding type II toxin-antitoxin system antitoxin SocA domain-containing protein, which translates to MTFKKEKFIKLLMFIISRSSDNYNVGKTVLSNMLYFIDFNYFETYGESLTNEIYIKSYLGAVPSHFDEIVRELIYYNKIYRRREPYYYHHINKYYLTSLHNIDLDYKELIVVGGVLDNLMGFSAVEIVDYISGDAPFKIAGFDEPLDYSFVFYRDFDYSVRNLDYYW; encoded by the coding sequence ATGACTTTTAAAAAAGAGAAATTCATCAAGCTTTTAATGTTTATCATCAGCAGGTCTTCAGACAATTATAATGTAGGAAAAACGGTCTTATCGAACATGCTATATTTTATAGACTTTAATTACTTTGAAACATATGGAGAATCATTAACAAATGAAATATATATTAAATCCTATTTGGGAGCAGTTCCAAGCCATTTTGATGAGATTGTTCGTGAATTGATTTATTATAACAAGATATACAGAAGAAGGGAGCCATACTATTACCATCATATCAATAAATATTATCTGACAAGCCTTCACAATATTGATTTGGATTATAAGGAATTGATTGTTGTAGGTGGTGTCTTGGATAATCTTATGGGATTCAGTGCAGTTGAGATAGTTGATTATATAAGTGGAGACGCACCATTTAAGATTGCAGGCTTTGATGAGCCTTTGGATTATAGTTTTGTATTCTATAGGGATTTTGATTATTCTGTTAGGAATCTTGATTATTATTGGTGA
- a CDS encoding ABC transporter ATP-binding protein, protein MKNIRQTLSTIGKMLSPLKKSIPSIFLIFIFLLIDVYCNLTLPSYTADIVDVGIQNTDFNYIISVGTMMMTMVLIGVLATIALSYFSSKVSAAYGRDLREISYEKILKFSNFELNKISRSSLITRNTNDVYQIQIFLGLLFTTILFAPILGIGSIIKAMELGTDLLWIIVVTFASVAILLGIIFIRTVPYFKVMQELIDKINQTSREILMGMPVIKAFIRQDYEEERFEKTNEEFKEVNLHVFKTLFLMIPAMTMILNVMIVLILYFGAYDAINGKILTGTIIAFIQYSTQIVISFLMLGGFTIMIPRILVSGRRVGEVLNTEISISDGPIDKIDENPTIEFKNVGYSYPGSEKETLKDISFKLEKGKTTAIIGGTGSGKSTILNLIPRLQDVTEGQILVNDKNIKEYKLSTLRERISYTPQKAILFQGTVRSNMQVGKEDATDEEIEKALNIAQVDFIESLDDEVTQGASNFSGGQKQRLSIARSIMDKRDFYLFDDCFSALDMNTEAKVKENLKDLKESSSILIISQRISTIMDADEIIVLDEGKIIDKGGHDYLYKNCDIYKEIVSSQIERSEDLIYDNEETASFTIDSSSIKKAAGGK, encoded by the coding sequence ATGAAAAACATAAGACAAACACTAAGCACAATAGGAAAAATGCTCAGTCCTCTAAAAAAGAGCATACCTTCCATATTTCTCATCTTCATATTCCTGCTTATAGACGTTTACTGTAACCTTACCCTCCCATCATACACTGCAGACATTGTAGATGTGGGAATACAGAATACAGACTTCAACTACATAATAAGCGTTGGAACAATGATGATGACCATGGTATTGATAGGAGTTCTAGCAACAATAGCGCTATCCTATTTTTCAAGCAAGGTATCAGCAGCATATGGAAGGGACTTAAGGGAAATAAGCTATGAAAAGATACTTAAATTCTCCAACTTCGAACTTAACAAGATATCAAGATCATCCCTCATAACACGTAATACAAACGATGTATACCAAATACAGATATTCTTAGGCCTGCTTTTTACAACCATCCTATTTGCACCTATATTAGGAATAGGAAGCATCATCAAGGCAATGGAACTTGGAACAGACCTCCTATGGATTATTGTAGTGACATTCGCCTCAGTTGCAATACTCCTCGGAATAATATTCATAAGAACAGTTCCCTACTTTAAGGTGATGCAGGAACTTATTGACAAGATCAACCAGACATCAAGGGAAATACTGATGGGAATGCCAGTAATCAAGGCATTCATAAGGCAGGATTACGAAGAGGAAAGGTTTGAAAAGACAAATGAGGAGTTCAAGGAAGTAAATCTCCATGTATTCAAAACCCTCTTCCTAATGATTCCTGCAATGACAATGATATTGAATGTGATGATAGTCCTTATCCTATACTTTGGGGCATATGATGCAATCAATGGAAAGATACTGACTGGAACCATCATAGCATTCATCCAATACTCCACACAGATTGTAATCTCATTCCTGATGCTTGGAGGATTTACAATCATGATTCCAAGAATCCTGGTATCTGGAAGAAGGGTTGGAGAAGTCCTGAATACAGAGATATCAATTAGTGACGGACCAATAGATAAGATAGATGAGAATCCCACAATAGAATTTAAAAATGTAGGCTACAGCTATCCAGGAAGTGAAAAGGAAACCTTAAAAGACATTAGCTTTAAGTTGGAAAAGGGAAAGACCACAGCAATAATCGGAGGAACCGGAAGCGGAAAATCCACAATCCTAAATCTTATTCCTCGCCTTCAGGATGTGACAGAGGGCCAAATCCTAGTAAACGACAAAAACATAAAGGAATATAAGCTAAGCACACTTAGAGAGCGAATATCATACACTCCTCAAAAGGCAATTCTTTTCCAAGGTACCGTAAGGTCAAACATGCAAGTGGGAAAGGAAGATGCAACAGATGAGGAAATAGAAAAAGCACTGAATATAGCACAAGTGGACTTTATAGAAAGCTTGGATGACGAGGTCACACAAGGAGCAAGCAACTTCTCAGGAGGCCAAAAGCAACGTCTTTCAATTGCAAGGTCAATAATGGACAAGCGTGACTTTTACCTATTTGATGACTGCTTCTCAGCGCTGGACATGAATACAGAGGCAAAGGTTAAGGAAAACCTTAAGGACTTGAAGGAAAGCTCTTCAATCCTTATAATTTCACAAAGAATCTCAACAATCATGGATGCAGATGAAATAATCGTTCTTGATGAAGGAAAGATTATTGATAAAGGCGGTCATGATTATCTTTATAAAAACTGTGATATCTATAAAGAGATTGTATCTTCCCAAATAGAAAGATCAGAAGACTTAATCTATGATAATGAAGAGACTGCAAGCTTTACCATAGATAGCAGTTCAATTAAAAAAGCAGCAGGAGGCAAATAA
- a CDS encoding ABC transporter ATP-binding protein yields MAPRPRRLPPEKPTNVKEAIKNIFGLLMGYKLKLSITVICGILSTVFSVISPLLIGLATTAIFDGINSGNMNLEYIINLLITVVILYIISAVFSYLQSYFLLEITTDISYNLRKELIEKITHLSMGEMDKNTRGDILSRITNDVDSLQTGLNQTFNQLLSGVITIVGVTIMMLSINIWLTLATIVLIPIAFLIITFVTKHSQDYYTKQLTYRGSLNGQIEESFTGHEIIRSYNQEEQSMETFREDNENWYEQEWKSKFYSSLSAPLMNFISNFQYVIIAVLGAVFVLQNAIAVGDILAFIQYSKNFTTPIQQITRVMNMVQTAMAASERIFGFLEIENEENPSKEKIEKINDSITFENVTFGYTKDEPVIKNLTFTAKKGEKIAIVGETGAGKTTIVKLLMRFYDVDDGEIKIDGVNINSYDKHSVRSLVGMVLQDTWLFNDTIYNNIKYGKLDATEEEIISASKEAHADHFIRQIPEGYQSELNEDVDNISHGQKQLLTIARTIISNKQILILDEATSSVDTRTEKIIQKAMDKLMEKRTSFVIAHRLSTVRDADKIIVIEDGRIIEQGSHEELLEQKGYYYNTLNTQRRENIV; encoded by the coding sequence ATGGCACCAAGACCAAGAAGATTGCCTCCGGAAAAGCCAACAAATGTAAAGGAAGCCATCAAAAACATATTTGGACTCCTAATGGGATACAAGCTAAAGCTAAGCATAACAGTCATTTGCGGTATCCTATCAACTGTATTCTCTGTAATAAGCCCTCTCTTGATTGGACTAGCTACAACTGCAATATTCGATGGAATAAACTCTGGAAACATGAATCTGGAATATATAATAAACCTTCTAATCACAGTTGTGATTCTATACATCATAAGTGCAGTCTTCTCCTATCTCCAAAGCTATTTCCTCTTGGAGATAACAACAGACATCAGCTATAACCTAAGAAAAGAGTTGATTGAAAAAATCACCCACCTATCCATGGGAGAGATGGATAAAAACACAAGAGGAGACATCTTATCAAGGATAACAAACGATGTAGACTCACTACAGACAGGACTTAATCAGACATTCAACCAATTGCTCTCTGGAGTGATTACAATAGTTGGAGTCACAATAATGATGCTTTCCATCAATATCTGGCTGACACTTGCAACAATTGTGCTTATACCAATTGCATTTTTAATCATAACATTTGTCACAAAGCATTCTCAAGACTATTATACAAAGCAGCTAACCTATAGGGGAAGCCTGAACGGACAGATTGAAGAGTCATTTACAGGCCATGAAATCATTCGTTCATACAATCAGGAAGAGCAGTCCATGGAAACATTTAGGGAAGACAATGAAAACTGGTATGAGCAGGAATGGAAATCCAAGTTCTATTCAAGCCTCTCCGCCCCTCTGATGAACTTCATCTCAAACTTCCAATATGTGATAATTGCAGTTCTTGGAGCGGTATTCGTGCTTCAGAATGCAATAGCTGTTGGAGACATATTGGCCTTTATCCAATACTCTAAAAACTTCACAACTCCTATTCAGCAGATAACAAGGGTTATGAACATGGTCCAGACTGCAATGGCAGCAAGTGAGAGAATATTTGGATTTTTAGAGATAGAAAACGAAGAGAACCCTTCAAAAGAAAAGATAGAGAAGATAAATGACTCAATCACCTTTGAAAATGTCACTTTCGGATATACAAAAGATGAACCTGTAATCAAGAACTTGACATTTACAGCTAAAAAGGGCGAAAAGATAGCCATTGTAGGTGAAACAGGAGCTGGAAAGACAACCATCGTAAAGCTTCTTATGAGATTCTATGATGTGGATGATGGAGAGATAAAAATCGACGGAGTCAATATAAACAGCTACGATAAGCACAGCGTCAGATCCCTTGTAGGAATGGTGCTTCAAGACACTTGGCTCTTTAATGACACAATCTACAACAATATCAAATACGGAAAGCTTGATGCCACAGAGGAAGAAATCATAAGCGCTTCAAAGGAAGCTCATGCAGACCATTTCATAAGGCAAATACCTGAAGGATACCAAAGCGAGCTTAATGAGGATGTGGACAATATCTCCCACGGACAAAAGCAGCTTTTGACAATTGCAAGAACAATCATATCAAACAAGCAAATCCTAATCCTTGATGAGGCAACATCTTCAGTGGATACAAGAACCGAGAAGATAATTCAAAAGGCCATGGATAAGCTGATGGAAAAGAGAACAAGCTTCGTCATAGCCCATAGGCTTTCAACAGTCAGGGATGCAGACAAGATAATTGTAATTGAAGATGGAAGAATCATAGAGCAAGGAAGCCATGAAGAATTGCTGGAACAAAAAGGATATTACTATAATACCTTAAACACTCAAAGAAGGGAGAATATTGTATGA
- a CDS encoding MarR family winged helix-turn-helix transcriptional regulator, which produces MNGGNNLDNNCKNLGNILNPTEVNNQLLFHKFIMINEILDKRNKKQNPEMKSITKGQGRLIVLLKRKDKLSTKELSEILNVSVSSLNETLNKLEQKNFIKKVPSEKDKRILLVELTEEGRQLEFKNHEDIDIFDFLSKEEKENLNDYLNQLTLSLHEKFKREDPEKYAKIVKNRKEIFDKYFKDENNNETCFEFIDCSKK; this is translated from the coding sequence ATGAATGGTGGAAATAACTTAGATAATAATTGTAAAAACCTTGGCAATATCCTTAATCCCACTGAAGTGAACAATCAGCTATTGTTCCATAAGTTCATAATGATAAATGAGATTCTGGATAAGCGAAACAAGAAGCAAAATCCAGAAATGAAAAGCATTACAAAGGGCCAGGGAAGATTGATTGTTCTTTTAAAGAGAAAGGACAAACTATCCACCAAAGAGCTCTCTGAAATATTGAATGTCAGTGTAAGCTCCCTTAATGAAACTCTAAACAAGCTGGAGCAAAAGAACTTCATTAAAAAGGTTCCTTCCGAAAAGGACAAAAGGATTCTTCTTGTGGAATTAACTGAAGAGGGAAGACAACTCGAATTTAAAAACCATGAAGACATTGACATCTTTGACTTCTTAAGCAAAGAAGAAAAGGAAAACCTTAACGACTATTTAAATCAATTGACACTATCCCTTCATGAGAAATTCAAAAGGGAAGACCCTGAAAAGTATGCAAAGATAGTTAAAAACAGAAAGGAAATCTTTGATAAATACTTTAAAGATGAAAATAACAATGAAACCTGCTTTGAATTCATTGATTGCAGTAAAAAATAG